A genomic window from Mycetohabitans rhizoxinica HKI 454 includes:
- a CDS encoding zinc ribbon domain-containing protein, whose product MSMTDHTLATGQFGLLRAAEAVTNWRALAMCALSVVATMLIGMLTMQMLRHSIMLGLPFILATIAAMIVGYSAVGIILMRGAQGERVGFIDALRQAALTAHRFVGVGALLGTGWLALLLALLFVFFVCKIPGVGPLLYAIAYPIAAIVAGAAFAGMWYVGYPLAAPAIWQGNSTLQTTARLLHIGRHQLLGMIIQMFMLLLLVGVLSIIVFGILGTGMVIASSASMGVGIRPLSGLFDLLSGLGRVDGFGGLSTFDGQYGGYGMNGNAMGSASGNGLDRHSIAYLGSFGFGNGLLIAIGLVIPFLTFVNGTCLIYLQTASGIDVSVTERKLRQRVADARRRARQARAAYASGAMTNPPAAPHGASPHAPTPTSRDTATHPTPSDNNGATTCTQCHKPMGEEDLFCGECGTRRQA is encoded by the coding sequence ATGTCCATGACCGACCACACGCTAGCAACAGGCCAGTTCGGACTGCTGCGTGCAGCCGAAGCGGTGACGAACTGGCGCGCGCTAGCCATGTGCGCGCTCTCCGTCGTCGCGACGATGCTCATTGGCATGCTTACGATGCAGATGCTGCGCCACAGTATCATGCTTGGCTTGCCGTTCATCCTTGCAACGATCGCCGCGATGATCGTTGGCTATTCGGCAGTCGGCATCATCCTGATGCGTGGTGCACAGGGCGAACGCGTTGGCTTTATCGATGCGCTGCGTCAGGCTGCGCTCACCGCGCACCGGTTCGTCGGTGTCGGCGCCCTGCTCGGCACCGGCTGGCTGGCGCTACTGCTGGCGCTGCTGTTCGTATTCTTCGTCTGCAAGATCCCTGGTGTCGGCCCACTACTGTACGCGATCGCCTATCCGATTGCAGCAATCGTGGCGGGTGCCGCCTTTGCCGGTATGTGGTACGTCGGCTACCCGCTCGCGGCCCCTGCGATTTGGCAGGGCAACTCGACACTGCAGACTACCGCGCGCCTGCTGCACATAGGCCGTCATCAACTGCTTGGCATGATCATTCAAATGTTCATGCTGCTGTTGCTCGTCGGCGTTCTATCCATTATCGTGTTCGGCATTCTTGGCACCGGCATGGTGATCGCGTCGTCGGCATCGATGGGGGTGGGCATCAGGCCGTTAAGTGGTCTGTTCGACCTGCTCAGTGGCCTCGGCAGGGTTGACGGATTTGGCGGGCTCAGCACTTTCGACGGCCAATACGGCGGCTATGGCATGAACGGCAATGCGATGGGCAGCGCGTCCGGCAACGGCTTAGACCGCCATAGCATAGCGTACCTTGGGTCGTTCGGCTTCGGCAACGGCCTGTTGATCGCGATCGGCCTGGTCATTCCCTTTTTGACGTTCGTGAACGGGACGTGCCTTATCTATCTGCAAACCGCCAGTGGCATCGACGTTTCGGTTACCGAAAGGAAGCTAAGGCAGCGCGTCGCCGACGCAAGGAGACGGGCTAGGCAGGCGCGCGCGGCTTATGCGAGCGGCGCGATGACGAACCCGCCCGCTGCGCCGCACGGTGCGTCGCCGCACGCCCCGACGCCCACGTCGCGTGACACGGCGACGCACCCTACGCCAAGCGACAACAACGGCGCCACGACGTGCACGCAATGCCACAAGCCGATGGGCGAGGAAGACCTGTTCTGCGGCGAGTGCGGCACGCGGCGCCAGGCCTAA
- a CDS encoding acyclic terpene utilization AtuA family protein: protein MAVTHDPRRVRVGAGAGYSGDRIEPAVELAEYGELDYLVFECLAERTIAIAQQMRRSNPELGYDPLLEARMMAVLPVAARNGVQIISNMGAANPLAAARKTAQIARSLDLDGLKIAAVTGDDVLDVVRQGNFYFEESGDSVASYAERLVSANAYLGAAPIIAALAAGADVVLTGRVADPALFIAPLIHEFGWNRDDWDRLGQATVIGHLLECAGQVTGGYFADPGFKDVPHLARLGFPIAEVCADGAAVITKLPAAGGRVTEATCKEQLLYEIHDPSRYVQPDVVADFTEVRVLEEAPDRVRLTGGRGTAHTDTLKVSVGYLDGFIGEGQISYCGPGALARARAALDIVRERLQLTGVETRELRLDLIGVNALSGRAGTRDGEPYEVRARVAGRTASIGDAMRIGNEVETLYTNGPAGGGGVSKTTREVLAVQSILLPRAHVHPTFEFVEA from the coding sequence ATGGCTGTAACTCACGATCCGCGCCGAGTGCGCGTCGGTGCGGGCGCCGGATATTCGGGCGACCGGATAGAGCCCGCTGTCGAACTGGCCGAATACGGCGAACTAGACTATCTCGTATTCGAATGTCTCGCGGAGAGAACGATCGCCATCGCCCAGCAAATGCGGCGCAGTAACCCAGAACTGGGCTATGACCCGCTGCTTGAGGCACGCATGATGGCCGTTCTGCCTGTCGCAGCGCGTAACGGCGTGCAAATCATCTCCAACATGGGCGCGGCCAATCCGCTTGCGGCTGCGCGCAAGACAGCCCAGATCGCTCGATCATTAGACCTGGACGGCTTGAAGATTGCCGCGGTGACAGGAGATGACGTGCTAGACGTCGTACGACAGGGCAACTTCTATTTTGAGGAGTCGGGTGACAGCGTAGCGTCGTACGCTGAGCGGCTTGTGTCGGCGAACGCTTATCTGGGCGCGGCGCCGATCATCGCCGCGCTGGCGGCCGGTGCGGATGTTGTGCTGACGGGACGCGTCGCCGATCCGGCGCTTTTCATCGCACCGCTGATTCATGAGTTCGGCTGGAACAGGGATGACTGGGATAGGCTCGGGCAAGCCACTGTCATCGGGCACTTGCTGGAGTGTGCGGGCCAGGTCACAGGCGGTTATTTTGCCGATCCGGGTTTCAAAGACGTACCCCATCTTGCCCGCCTGGGGTTTCCGATCGCCGAGGTTTGCGCGGATGGAGCCGCCGTCATAACAAAATTGCCCGCCGCCGGCGGTCGAGTGACCGAGGCAACGTGCAAGGAGCAATTGCTCTATGAGATCCATGACCCGAGTCGCTACGTGCAACCTGACGTCGTGGCGGATTTCACCGAGGTCCGGGTATTGGAAGAAGCGCCCGATCGTGTCCGTCTGACCGGCGGCCGTGGTACGGCGCACACCGATACGCTGAAGGTCTCGGTCGGTTATCTGGATGGCTTCATCGGCGAAGGACAGATCTCGTACTGTGGCCCGGGCGCGTTGGCGCGGGCGCGCGCCGCACTCGATATCGTGCGTGAACGGCTGCAACTGACCGGCGTTGAAACCCGGGAGCTGCGGCTTGACCTGATTGGCGTGAACGCCCTGTCTGGACGCGCGGGAACGCGCGACGGTGAGCCATACGAAGTTCGGGCGCGCGTCGCGGGACGGACTGCGTCGATTGGGGATGCGATGCGCATCGGCAATGAGGTGGAGACGCTCTATACCAATGGTCCTGCGGGCGGCGGTGGCGTCAGCAAGACAACACGCGAGGTACTCGCCGTGCAATCGATCTTGTTGCCAAGGGCACATGTGCACCCGACATTCGAATTCGTGGAGGCATAA
- a CDS encoding CitMHS family transporter: MLPLLGFATIVVLLAVILSKRMSPLVALIVVPIAASLIGGFGWQTCKFVIDGLRNMAPVVGMFIFAILYFGTVTDAGMLDPIIDRILRAVGTRPTRIVIGTTLLALLIHLDGSGAVCFLVTIPAMLPLYDRLKMDRRVLAAAVSMAAGINFLPWTGPTIRASASLNLPVSSIFNPLIPVQAIGLVFVFGTAYLLGRREEKRLGFTRLTKPIPIPERKLTPEEMKVRRPQYFWFNVGLTISVLGTLVAMGDKVPPAIVFMVGLCIALVVNYPNVEMQRNRIDAHARAALMMAGILLAAGVFTGVLQGSGMLKAMAHSAVGLVPQEMASHIPFTLGLIAMPLSMLFDPDSFYFGVLPVVAEVAGHLGVPALQVAQAALLGQMTTGFPVSPLTPATFLVVGLCGIDLADHQKFSFPLLFGASIVMTVAAVVLGVFPL; encoded by the coding sequence ATGTTGCCGTTGCTAGGATTCGCTACTATCGTGGTCTTGCTCGCAGTTATCCTTTCGAAGCGAATGTCGCCGCTGGTAGCGCTGATTGTGGTGCCCATTGCTGCGTCGTTGATCGGAGGCTTTGGGTGGCAGACTTGCAAGTTCGTGATCGACGGCTTAAGAAACATGGCGCCGGTCGTTGGCATGTTCATATTTGCGATTCTTTATTTCGGAACGGTCACGGACGCCGGTATGCTTGATCCGATTATCGATCGCATCCTAAGAGCGGTTGGTACGAGGCCGACACGCATCGTCATAGGAACGACACTGCTGGCGTTACTGATCCATCTCGACGGTTCAGGTGCAGTGTGTTTCCTCGTAACCATTCCAGCGATGCTGCCACTTTACGATCGCTTGAAGATGGATCGTCGTGTGTTGGCGGCAGCTGTATCAATGGCGGCGGGGATTAACTTTTTACCGTGGACAGGGCCCACGATCCGGGCATCCGCATCGTTGAATTTGCCCGTTTCGTCGATCTTCAACCCGCTCATACCAGTCCAGGCGATTGGGTTGGTGTTCGTATTTGGTACCGCATATCTGCTTGGTCGTCGCGAGGAAAAGCGACTTGGATTCACGCGCCTCACCAAGCCAATACCGATACCCGAGCGCAAGCTCACACCCGAAGAAATGAAGGTACGTCGTCCTCAGTATTTTTGGTTTAACGTCGGCCTTACAATAAGCGTGCTTGGCACGTTGGTGGCGATGGGAGACAAAGTGCCGCCTGCAATAGTGTTTATGGTCGGGCTATGCATTGCCTTAGTGGTCAACTATCCGAATGTCGAGATGCAGCGTAATCGTATCGATGCGCATGCGCGAGCCGCATTGATGATGGCCGGCATTCTACTGGCGGCGGGCGTTTTTACCGGAGTGCTGCAAGGTAGTGGCATGCTCAAAGCGATGGCTCACTCTGCAGTGGGCCTGGTGCCCCAAGAGATGGCTAGCCATATCCCTTTTACGCTCGGGCTCATAGCGATGCCGCTCAGCATGCTGTTTGATCCTGACTCGTTCTATTTTGGTGTATTACCGGTTGTTGCCGAAGTGGCGGGGCACCTTGGTGTGCCTGCGTTGCAGGTCGCGCAAGCAGCGTTGCTCGGACAAATGACCACGGGATTTCCCGTTAGTCCACTCACGCCTGCCACATTCCTCGTGGTCGGATTGTGTGGTATCGATCTCGCCGATCACCAGAAATTTAGCTTCCCTCTGTTGTTTGGTGCTTCGATTGTCATGACTGTCGCAGCAGTCGTACTGGGCGTTTTCCCCTTGTGA
- a CDS encoding IS5 family transposase (programmed frameshift) yields the protein MARRKISNELWAVLEPLIPAFTPSPKGGRRRTVDDRAALNGIVYVLHTGIAWEDLPQELGFGSGMTCWRRLRHWQAAGVWSKLHLAMLCRLREHDQIDWQRASLDAASVASPRGGQETGPNPTDRGKLGSKRHLVVDARGVPLAITVTGANRHDSMAFERTLDTLPAVPGLNGSPRKRPGKLHADKGYDFARCRRYLKQRVITARIARRGVEKRERLGRHRWVVERTHAWFAGFGKLRIRFERRLDIHIALLRLAAAVICSRFVDDLC from the exons ATGGCAAGACGCAAAATCAGCAATGAATTGTGGGCGGTGCTGGAGCCGTTGATTCCAGCGTTCACGCCCTCACCCAAAGGCGGGCGTCGGCGCACTGTTGACGACCGGGCGGCATTGAACGGCATCGTGTATGTCCTGCATACAGGCATTGCATGGGAAGACTTGCCGCAGGAGCTCGGCTTCGGCAGCGGCATGACATGCTGGCGACGATTGCGCCACTGGCAGGCCGCAGGCGTGTGGAGCAAGCTGCACCTGGCGATGCTTTGCCGGTTGCGTGAA CATGACCAGATTGATTGGCAGCGAGCGAGCTTGGATGCGGCCAGCGTTGCCAGCCCCCGGGGGGGCCAGGAAACCGGCCCCAACCCGACAGACCGGGGCAAACTGGGGAGCAAACGGCATCTGGTCGTAGACGCCCGAGGCGTTCCTTTGGCTATCACAGTCACGGGTGCCAATCGGCATGATTCGATGGCGTTTGAGCGCACCCTCGATACCCTCCCAGCCGTGCCGGGCTTGAACGGTTCGCCGCGCAAACGCCCGGGCAAACTGCATGCGGACAAGGGCTACGACTTTGCCCGCTGCCGACGCTATCTGAAGCAACGCGTAATCACTGCACGCATCGCCCGTCGCGGCGTAGAAAAGCGCGAGCGGCTCGGACGGCATCGCTGGGTAGTCGAGCGCACGCACGCCTGGTTTGCCGGTTTTGGTAAGCTGCGCATTCGCTTCGAGCGGCGTCTGGACATTCATATCGCCTTGCTCCGCTTGGCCGCTGCTGTTATCTGTTCGCGCTTTGTGGACGACTTGTGTTAG
- a CDS encoding zinc ribbon-containing protein yields the protein MTARAGERAQKTGDFRCAKCHRSTHVPAGTPIPKCSHCGNETYSERTHEPGNKRSS from the coding sequence ATAACAGCGCGTGCTGGAGAAAGGGCGCAGAAGACGGGGGACTTTCGTTGCGCAAAGTGCCATCGCTCGACGCACGTGCCGGCCGGCACGCCGATTCCGAAATGCTCGCATTGCGGCAATGAAACGTATAGCGAGCGCACGCACGAGCCCGGCAACAAGCGATCAAGTTGA
- a CDS encoding OBAP family protein has translation MKQPAICACRRAFTSSALKIALASAAGVSASLARADEDHGTPVPGAKLSPRSRVLDTGARLLQKKRPVDAMSAFLNGFHFYADDMGRQVEAFHYCTHLTEDFHQCVIYDSDAPDAKLIGIEYIVSERVFRTLPDEERRLWHSHRYEVRSGELLAPGIPEQAEHALMGQLVNTYGKTWHTWQIDRDHALPFGIPQLMMSFTDDGQLDRARVRARDARFGVSTDALRRRRADLAQPQPIAGADAWQDGSTLQLAAAEVKVKVPR, from the coding sequence ATGAAACAACCTGCAATCTGCGCGTGCCGCCGAGCGTTCACGTCGTCAGCGCTCAAGATCGCGCTGGCCTCCGCGGCTGGCGTGTCGGCGTCGTTGGCCCGCGCCGACGAAGATCACGGCACACCCGTGCCCGGAGCAAAGCTGTCGCCGCGAAGCCGCGTGCTCGATACGGGCGCACGACTGTTGCAGAAAAAGCGGCCTGTTGACGCGATGAGCGCGTTCCTGAACGGTTTCCATTTCTATGCGGACGACATGGGCCGGCAGGTCGAGGCCTTTCATTACTGCACGCACCTGACAGAAGACTTCCATCAATGCGTGATCTACGATTCAGATGCGCCGGATGCCAAGCTGATTGGCATCGAATACATCGTCAGCGAGCGTGTATTCCGCACGCTGCCCGACGAGGAGCGACGGCTATGGCATAGTCACCGCTACGAAGTGCGCTCCGGAGAACTTCTGGCGCCGGGCATCCCGGAGCAGGCCGAGCACGCGCTGATGGGGCAACTCGTCAACACGTATGGCAAGACGTGGCATACGTGGCAGATCGATCGCGATCACGCGTTGCCGTTTGGCATTCCGCAACTGATGATGAGTTTCACAGATGACGGGCAACTTGACCGTGCGCGCGTGCGGGCGCGTGACGCGCGGTTCGGCGTGTCTACCGACGCGCTGCGTCGGCGTCGTGCTGATCTGGCGCAGCCGCAGCCGATTGCCGGTGCGGACGCGTGGCAGGACGGCAGCACGCTGCAGCTTGCGGCGGCTGAAGTCAAGGTAAAAGTGCCGCGTTGA
- a CDS encoding PadR family transcriptional regulator, whose protein sequence is MRHFSLFRDGPRSPRSWDDCMPFAALRHAMGRHSHQRHGGSSPFWGGGGSGGFGDDENMSRGRKFSSDDLQLLLLALIAQQPSHGYELIKTLDARSNGYYSPSPGMVYPALTYLEELGYVTVQLEGNRKRYVLADPGRDYLDANRERADLLLAKLQHIGRKMEMIRRFFASGEGDDMSGGSAWLPEFNEARLALKQALYRRDNLPPDEQRRIAAILMRAVAEIEQKPEASQ, encoded by the coding sequence ATGCGTCATTTTTCTCTTTTCCGCGATGGGCCACGCAGCCCGCGCTCGTGGGACGATTGCATGCCGTTTGCCGCGCTACGCCACGCGATGGGCCGGCACAGCCACCAACGACACGGCGGCAGTAGCCCGTTCTGGGGCGGCGGTGGCAGCGGCGGCTTCGGCGACGACGAAAACATGTCACGTGGCCGCAAATTCTCGTCCGACGACCTGCAATTGCTGCTGCTCGCGCTAATCGCGCAACAGCCCAGCCATGGGTACGAGTTGATCAAGACATTAGATGCCCGCTCTAACGGCTACTACAGCCCGAGCCCGGGCATGGTTTATCCGGCCCTGACCTACCTCGAGGAACTCGGCTACGTCACGGTCCAACTAGAAGGCAACCGCAAGCGGTACGTATTGGCGGATCCCGGGCGCGACTATCTCGACGCCAACAGGGAGCGCGCAGACCTGCTGCTCGCCAAGCTGCAGCACATCGGTCGCAAGATGGAGATGATCCGCCGCTTCTTCGCCAGTGGCGAAGGCGACGACATGTCGGGGGGCTCGGCGTGGCTGCCGGAATTCAACGAGGCCCGGCTCGCTCTGAAGCAAGCGCTGTACCGCCGCGATAATCTGCCACCGGACGAGCAGCGGCGCATCGCAGCCATCCTGATGCGCGCGGTCGCCGAAATCGAGCAGAAGCCGGAGGCAAGCCAATGA